GGTCTGTGCGGGCCGGTTAATCACACCGATGTCATCCCGATTGCGCCCTGTCAGCCTGCCTCGGCGTCCGGAAATCGTTGTGACCTGCGTGTTTGTGCCTCTGTGGCGGAACCGCTAAAGTTCATTCCCGCACCGCAACGGTGCATGCGGATGTAGCGCAGTTGGTAGCGCATAACCTTGCCAAGGTTAGGGTCGCGAGTTCGAGTCTCGTCATCCGCTCAGGATATCCATTTCCCTCTCGTCTCCCGGGACGGTAGGGTCGGAGTCCGAACGAGGCGGAGACGCCACGGTGGAATGGCTGAGTGGCTTAGGCAACGGTCTGCAAAACCGTGTACACGGGTTCGATTCCCGTTTCCACCTCGCAGCGCGCGTTTAGCTCAGCGGGAGAGCGCTTCCCTGACACGGAAGAGGTCACTGGTTCGATCCCAGTATCGCGCACGAACAGGTCGCCTGTGGTGGCCTGGTCACAAGTGAAAATGCGGATGTAGCGCAGTTGGTAGCGCATAACCTTGCCAAGGTTAGGGTCGCGAGTTCGAGTCTCGTCATCCGCTCCACTCCCGTCCGGACCTCGGTCCGGGCACGAGGGAGCCCGCGCGTTTAGCTCAGCGGGAGAGCGCTTCCCTGACACGGAAGAGGTCACTGGTTCGATCCCAGTATCGCGCACGAACAGGTCGCCTGTGGTGGCCTGGTCACAAGTGAAAATGCGGATGTAGCGCAGTTGGTAGCGCATAACCTTGCCAAGGTTAGGGTCGCGAGTTCGAGTCTCGTCATCCGCTCAGAAGCCACGGAGGCCCGGTACCCCAGGTACCGGGCCTTCGTCGTCGTATCTGCGGGGCGCCAGGTACCGGGGTCGAGGGTCGGGGGTCAGGGTGATCCGGGGTGTCGCCGACGCCGATGTGCCGGCGGTGGCAGCGGTCACGGTGGAGTGGCAGCGCATCTGTCCGGGCGGCAGCGGAAAATGTCGTTCACCATAGGGGTGATCGACGTTTACCGCTGCCGGTCCGTCAGAACCGCTGCCGGCCGGAGGTTCTGAGGGTGCGCTGGCCCGCCAGCGAGTGAGAATCCCGGGCACGATGCTCTGTCGCGGGCGCAGGCGCGGCGGAAGGGCCGGGCTCCGGGATTCTGCGCCGACTTGTTGGATTGGCACTGCCACGAGATGGCCGAAATGTCGGCGGAAATGCCGGCGCGCCCCTGCTACGGGTCCGGGAGCTGCCCCGGCGACCCGGCAACTCCACGACCCCCGGTATGAGCCCCATCACGGCGGGCTATCCGGGCTGGCAGATCCGGGCAGGTCACGGGCTAGGGTGGGAGGGGAACAGGGAGTCCGCGTACCCCCGACGGCACCACCCGCCGGACCCCGGCGGGAACCACCGGGTCAGCGGCACCGACTGATAGTCCGGTGGTGCATGTGCGCCACCCGACGCGAAGGACCCCAGAACACACCGGAAGAGGGAGAACCCGAGGATGACATCAAGCCGTATCCGCCGCATGACCATGGCACCAGCGCTGGCAGGTGCCCTGTTCGCCGCCGGCGGTGTTGTCGGGGCATCCTCCCTGCTGCCTGCCGCCGTCGCCCACGACGGCCTCGTCGCGGCGACCCCGGGGCAGGACGCCACCGTGGACGCCGCCCCGACCACGATCACCCTCGAATTCTCGGGGGAGCCGCGACCGGACTTCAACACGGTCGCCCTCTCCCGCGACGGGGAGGTCGTGGCCTCCGGGACCCCGGATCTCGACGGCCGGACCCTGACACTGGACATCCCCTCGGACGTGACCCTCGCCGACGGTGACTACACCGTCGGCTACCAGATCACCTCCTCGGACGGACACCCCACACGCGGCAGCTACAACTTCACGCTCGCCGCCGGTGGGACGTCGACTGACGGGGCGTCCGGACAGGGTGCTGCGACAGACAGTCCGGCCGCCTCCGCCGACTCCGACAGTGGGCTGCCCGGCTGGGCGAAGCCGCTGCTCGGCGTCGCCGGGGTGATCGTGCTGATCGGCGTGATCGTCGTCCTGGTCACGCAGCTGCGTCGGACCCGTCACGACCGGTGACGGCCAGTATCGACTAGAGACACAAGAGAAGAGAGCAACCGTGAACATTTCCCGCTCCACCGGACGCCGCCTCACCGTGGCGGCCTTTGCTGCGACCCTCAGCCTCGGCGTCGCCGGCCTCACGGCCTGTGGTGACGACTCGGACGGGGACCAGGCCACCACCACTGCGGCCGGTACCTCGGCCGGTACCTCGGCCGGTACCTCGGCCGGTACCTCGGCCGCAACTTCGGACGCTGCCGCCGATGCCGTCACCCTCAAGGACGGCTACGTCGGCGCGAAGGCGGCGGACAAGGCGATGACGGCGGTCTTCGGTGACCTGACCAACACCACCGACAAGGACATCCATCTGACGAAGG
This is a stretch of genomic DNA from Corynebacterium nuruki S6-4. It encodes these proteins:
- a CDS encoding copper resistance CopC family protein, whose product is MTMAPALAGALFAAGGVVGASSLLPAAVAHDGLVAATPGQDATVDAAPTTITLEFSGEPRPDFNTVALSRDGEVVASGTPDLDGRTLTLDIPSDVTLADGDYTVGYQITSSDGHPTRGSYNFTLAAGGTSTDGASGQGAATDSPAASADSDSGLPGWAKPLLGVAGVIVLIGVIVVLVTQLRRTRHDR